The following is a genomic window from candidate division KSB1 bacterium.
TTGTCGCTTATCAACAGGGCTGAACCCCCGATGCATATTACCGGCACCTTTGAGCGGTCGGATCTGGAATATGAACCCGGGTATGTGGATACCACCGTAGCGGCACAAGAACAGATCGACATCCCCATCACGTTGGCTGCGGAAAATCCGGTTTCTATCCGGGATCTGCAGGATCATCTGCCTGTGGTGCAGTTAAAGGCCGCCTATTTCGAAACATCAAAAAATCCGATCAGTTTATCCGCCTCCAGGAAGCTGCTGATAGACTGGCGGCACTCGTGCGACTTCCGGCCTGATCTGCGACCACCGAATGCCCTGTCTGGATGCGCAGTCGCCGAAAGGCGCGGTTTTTGATGCGCCAAAACACCTCAATGGATCAAGGAAGACTGGGCCCGGACCGGCGAGGAGGACAGTTGGTTCAAATTTGCTGTGATGCATGATTCCAGCCATATTTATATTGCAGCAGAGGCTGTCGATGAACAGATACTAACCGCGGATTCTATTGATCATTTACAGGATAAATTTATCATTCATTTTTCCCGCTGTGAAAATCAACCTGAGCTCTCTGCGAATCAAGCAAAGCCGCTGTATTCAATCGAAATTGCGCCCGGAAAAGAGGGTCAGATGATAATCCGTGACAAAGTGAACCTGGGCCGCAAGCATTTGCCTGCGCCTAAACAAGGGACGGAATGAGAATGGAAATCAAAATCGCTCATGTCTCAGGACCAGAATCATTCCGGCTGAATGTCGCTTATATGGACCGGGATCGTGAAACCAATACCAAGCCGGCTGTTTTATGGTGGCGTCCGCCATGGACAAGTGAATCAGCTTATGAGGCTTCCGGATGTTTTGATCGGGTTGAATAAATAGAAGTTGAGAATCTGGTTTAAAAGGAGTTGTATGGACTTTTTGAATAGAGCAATGTATACATCCATTTGCTGGATTTCGATTACTTCGTCTTCTCCACACGACAACAGCAACACTCTCTGCCCAAACCGATCCGGTGATCAATGTTGTTGATGTAAATTCAACCGTGGTGGGCAAGTATGAAAAAATCGAAATTCGCTTTCATATTGAAAAAGCCGACTATGACAACCCCTATAATCCTGAAGAGATTGATGTGAGAGGGGTTTTTGTCGCGCCCTCCGGCAAGGAATGGAATCAATATGGATTTTATGATGATTATCAAAACCAAAATATCTGGAAAGTCCGGTTTGCCGCCAACGAAACCGGCGCCTGGAGCTATCGGTTACTCGCTCAGGCCTCCTCGGGGAATACCTCTACAGAGCTGTTTCATTTTCAGGTGTCTGAATCCGATTATCACGGCTGGATCAAAGTTTCTCCGGATCATCCGCACTACTTTATGCATGATGACGGAACGTCGTTCTATGGGGTCGGACCCTATTACCCCTGGGGTGTCAGTAACGGGTCTTCCGGACTCGGACAATTGGAGGAATACGGCGCCAATTTCTGGGGATACTGGAATATCCCGTACGGCGGAGAGATTCGTATCATCGAATCCATGCAATCCGGTCTCGGACGCTATGATCAGGAAAAATGCGGACGTATTGATCAGCTCATCGAATGGTCTGAAGAGCGGAATCTGAAAATGATGTTTGCGATTTGGCCGCATATTTGCTGTCCAATACGGTCTGGGCGCATCAATGGCATAACAATCCTTATAATAGCATTACATCTGTGAATGATTTCTGGAGCAGTGAGGAGGCATGGACGTATCAGGAACGGCAGTACCGCTATCTGATAGCACGCTGGGGATACAGTCGTGCTCTGGGGATTTGGGAAATTGTCAATGAAATCAACGGCACCGACGGCTGGCAAAACGGACGCCGGGATGACGCCCGGCGCTGGGTCGGCCGGGTACATGATTTTTTCAAAGCCCATGATCCAACGGGGCGGCCCACCACCGCTTCTATGAGCGGCGGACAATACTGGCCCGAGGGCTATGCCGAGGTGGATATATCGAATGTACACATGTATGAAACCGGCTGGCTGGCGCCCTATGGCGGTAATCCGTTGCGCAGCAGCGTATATACTTATTCCAATGTCACCCGTCAAATGTGGAATGATTTTGAACAGCCGGCTATTCTGGGCGAAGCCGGTTATACGGATAATTACGGCGACTTTGGCGGAGGCACGCCCGAATATACGCAAATGTTTCATAATGCACTCTGGGCAAGCTGGGCGAACGGACTGGCTGCTACTCCCGTGTGGTGGCCGGCGATTTCGGCTCCAAACAACTGATGACCCGTGATGTTATGGAGCAAATGAATGCTTTTGCTGAAATTGTCAAACACATTGATTACGCGCATATTCCGTTCCAGCCTGCGGATATCAGCGCGGCGGATTGCGATGCCGCGGCTATGCACGCGGACGGAACAGCGTTTGGCTGGCTGCGTCAGCAATATGGTCTTGATGTGTCCCGAACGTTGGTCAAACTAAAGAATGTGCCGGATACGTCCTATTCTGTCCAATGGTATGACCCTGGTCCGGTAAACTGATTTCGACCCAAATTGGCGCGGGTTCCGATGGGGTATTGACACTGCGTGTGCCCGAGCTCGCTCAAAACCGATACCGGATATCGCTTTTTCTCCTCTCCGATCCAGGACGGCACTGAGCCCTATCAATTGAGCCTGACGGCGGAACCGCCGCGAATTTTAAATCAAGAGTCTTTTGCGTCCCGGCTTTGCTGTTATCTTCTTGATCGGGAGGGTCGATTGTGTCGTGAGGCTGCTCCCGGCGTGGAATTCCAAAAAACCGGTCCCGGCGAATTTTCCGGAGAAACAACACAGGTGGTGAAAAATGGTGTGGCATGTATTGATCTCCACGCCACCCCGGAGACCGGCGCTGCAACAATAATTGCTGCATCCGATGGTTTGGTGAACGATACGGTCGAGGTCCTGATCACAGACCGTATGACTGTGGATTCATTTGATGCTTATCAAAATCAGGCCACAGTCGAATCGGCCTGGAGTATACGCTCCGGTACACAACTGCAGTTCAGGTTGGAATCGGAACACGTGGATACCGATCCGTATGCTCTGAGGGTGAGCTATGGCGTCGGAAGCGGTTATGCGCCGTATGCTGCCTTGGTAAAAAAGTTGCATGACCGTGATTTTTCTGCAGCAAAATCCATCCGATTCTGGCTGAAACCGGACGAGCTTCAAACCGGGATTTTGTGGTAATGCTGAAAGAAAAAAACGGCCGCTATTGGACGTATCAGCCGCAGGCTGTTCTCTCAAACCGGGAGCCTGTGTATATCTCTATTCCATTGGATCAATTCACAGCTTCTGACACGGCGACGCAAATCGATCTTGAGAATTTAAACGAACTGGCCTTTAACGTGCTGCCCGGCATCGGGGGGAGCGGATTGGGTGTGATTGTTCTGGATAGTATTCTGTTTTCGACCGGATTGAGTACAGGCGTAAAAGAAAAACCGGCTATCGTTCCGGATGATTTTTATTTATCTCCGGTTTATCCGAATCCATTTAACGCCTCAACCCGGATGACCTACCGGTTGCCAAAATCCGGACTTTTAAAAATATCTGTGATGAATGTACGCGGACAAACTGTAAAATTGTTAGTCAAGGAGTATCAGAACGCCGGTGTACATAATCTGGTTTGGAATGCTGAAAATGCAGAAACCGGAGTTTATTTTATCAGGCTGCAAACCAAAGACAAAACGCTCAGTAAAAAATGTTTACTCTTAAAATGAAAGGCTTTTCTATGAAACGGATCATTGTTCTTGTATCAGCTCTGATGTTTATGGCCTGCGCTTCCATGACGCAACAAACCGATTTTGTAAAAGTTGAAGGAACACAATTTATCAAAGACGGCAAACCTTATTATTTTCTCGGTACCAACGTCTGGTACGGCGCAAATCTCGGGATGCAAGGCAATCAGGGAGATCGTGAACGCTTGATACGGGAGCTTGATCTGCAATCGCTCGGGAGTGACCAATCTGCGTGTCCTCGGGCGTCGGAACAAACCGAATATTTCAATACCGTTAAACCGGCGTTTCAGACATCCCTTGGAGTGTATAATGAAGATGTGCTTCGGGGCCTGGATTTTCTTCTAAATGAAATGAGCAAACGTGATATGGTGGCCGTGATTTATCTCAATAATTACTGGGTATGGAGCGGCGGTATGGCGCAGTATGTGTCGTGGTGTGAAAATGAAACCATGCCCAATCCGTTTCTAAAAGAGTATGACTGGCATACATTTATGCTCTACAGCGGACAATTTTACGCGCATGAACAGGCCAATCAGGCGTATCGTGATTATATCAAAATGCTTATCAATCGAGAAAATACAGTCAACGACCGATTGTACAAGATGTGTCCGACCATCACGTCCTGGCGATCTTGCCAATGAACCGCGCCCCAGACCGGGAAAGATCAGGATCAGCATATCGACCGGTTTATCCTATGGGGTCCGATGAAACAGCCGCTTATATCAAATCCCTTGATCCCAATCACCTGGTCTCAACCGGAAACGAAGGCCTCAAGGGCTCGCTCGAATCCGAACGCTGCTATCTCGAGACCCATCAGTCCGGGAATATCGATTACATGACCTTTCATCTCCGGATATCGAATTTGGGCTGGTTCGATCCGCAAAAGCCGGAAGAAACCTATCCCATCGCTGAGCAGAATGCACTCGACTATCTGAATCAGCATATTGAATATGCGAGACAGGTCGGCAAACCGGTTACGTTCGAGGAATTTGGGATTCCGCGTGACGGTCATTCCTATTCTCCAGAGGCGACAACCCAATGGCGGGACAAATATTTTAAAACAGTGTTTGACAAGATCTATCAAGGCGTTGAATCCGGGTCACCTCTGGCCGGATCAAATTTCTGGGCCTGGGGCGGATATGGCAAAGCGCGTGACCCAATTCAGGAGCCGTTTTGGCAGCAGGGTGATGATCTTGTCGGTGATCCGCCGCAGGAACCCCAGGGAACGAGAACTCCGTATTTGCCGGAGATTCCACCACGTTGGAGATTCTGCGCAGTCACAGCACAACATTAAAACAACTCATTCAATAAAGGCGGCCGTATGCTACGCTATCTTTGTTTGTTCGTGTTCGGTCCTGTGCTTCTTTTTGCACAGGTAACAGGTTTTTTAGAAAATTTTAATGATCATGATCTGGCCGGCTGGGAATCTCCGCACAGCCATACATTCGCACTTGCCGTTGTTGACAGCGCTTTGGAAATTACCTATACGCGCGATGCAGAAAGCGACGCCCTGGATGGGTTCAACTTTATCCCGCCCCGGTCTACAGCGACGAACAAGCCGTATATTTCCGTGCGGGTGAAATCAAATATTTCGACAGATACTCACCTTTAAACCGATTTGTATGAAAACGGCAATGACGGCTGGCTGCGATAGATGCTGGTGCTCCGATCATTTTGTGGCACACTATTACGTTCGAGTTGACACAACATGACGGCGCCGCGCTGAATCGCATCTATATGTATCTGGACGGCGGCACCACAGTGACCAAACAGGGAACGATCTGTTTCGATGATCTTGCCATCGGCGATTCGGTCAGTGTAATTCAAACCCCGGCCTATACCGCACTTGAGCTTGCGCTTCAGCAGGCAACAGCCTTGTATGAGAACACGGTCAAAGGCGGCGGAGAAGGCGAGTTCCCTGCGGGATCAAAAGCTGATTTGCAGGCTGCAATCAATGCTGCCCGGCAGGTCTATGAGCAGGACGATGCCCCGCCTGATACAGTAAAAGCTATGGTCTGGGATCTGTATGATGCCTGCGCTACTCTGGAGGCCTCTGTAAATGCCTCCGAGATGGGCCTGGTGGATCCCCATGCCACCAAAGAAACCCGATATCTTTACGGAAATTTACTGCAATCAGCCGGCAAAGGGCTTGTTTTCGGTATGCATGATGTAACCGGTTATGGTGTCGGCTGGAGCGGTGATGATGACCGAAGCGATGTCAAAGATGTTTGCGGAGATTATCCGGCTTTGTACAGTGAAGATGCCAATAAAATTACCCGCGGGCTGCAGGTCGAGAGAATGCGCTATCGTTTGACGTCTGCCTATCGACGCGGTGGCATTATCACCTTTTCATGGCATCAATATGATCCGGATGACCGACATTTTTATGCGGATCGGATCAATAATGAACGTATTGTTGAAACGATAATCCCGGGCGGTGAGCGCCACTCGGATTATAAAGAAAAGCTGAGACGTCTGGCGCTTTTTCTCAAGAGCTTGCGCGGAGATACCGGCGAGTCCATCCCCGTTATTTTCCGCCCGTATCATGAACATCTGGGAGACTGGTTCTGGTGGGGGGCAGCCCATTGTACGAAATCAGAGTACAACACCCTATGGCAATTTACAGTGGACTATATGCGCGACAGCCTGAATGTGCATAACCTGATCTGGGCCTTTTCACCGTCGCTGAATCACATTGATCAGGGTGATGATTATTTTGATGTCTATCCCGGAGATGAGTATGTGGATATTTTCGGCACCGATAATTATTTTTCTCATCCTGTTTCCAAAATGGCCAGAGATCAGTTTCGCATTGGATTGCATAAAGTGGTGGAACATGCCAACGCGCGCAACAAATTACCGGCATTGACCGAAGTGGGGCAGGAAGGTCTGAAGCCATGACTGGTTTACGGATGTGCTTTTACAGCCTCTCAAATATGACTCGCTGGCAACCTCTATTGCCTATGCCGCGGTCTGGCGCAACGAAAGCACGTCCCATCATTTTGCGCCGTACCCGGGACACTCGAGTGTCTCCGATTTTCTTGACTTTTACCATGATCCGTTCACTTTGTTTGAGCAAAATCTTACAGATATGTACAGTTTTCCTCAGGCGGATGAAACCCCGCCTGTGCTGACGCTTTTGCATGAGAATCCCTTTGTCGCGACCCACCTAAACATTTCAATCAATGCGGAAACCAATGAACGGGCGGATCTGCGTTACGAAAGAACAGATGTCGAGTGGCAAGACATGCCCCACGAGTTCGGGGAAGGTCAGGGCGGACGCCAGCACAGCGCTATATTGAGCGCTCAACAGGGAGCAGTTTACACTGTATATTCGAGCACGGGATCTTTACGGTAACGTATCTGAATCGTATTCCCTGAACGGTTCAAGTCGATACCCTGGCAGGCGCCGGTGCTGTGGACTGATCCGGCATATCCGGACCGTGATTGGAAACAGGCGGTGGCTCCTCTGGGATTCGGTGCGGAATTCGAAGGCTCTGCGACCCGGGAACAGACCACAATCTATTTCCGCAAGCATTTTGAGTTTAATGGTCCGAATGAGCCGCTGGGACTTTTACTCAAATTCAACAGCGGCGCCGTGGCCTATATCAACGGAACAGAGGTTTATCGAACCAATGTAGCGTCCGGTGAATTGTCCGCTGATGATCCGGCCTATGAACAAAAAACCAACAACAAAATCGTAACATTGAGCAACGACCTCGTCTCTACGGTGATGCGTTCGGGAGAAAATGTACTGGCTGTTGAGGTGCATACAGCCGGAGAAGACAATCCGTTGCTTTCCATGGATGCCCGGCTTTTTTCCAGCACGACCTTTTATGTGGATCTCAACAGTGAGTGGCTGTATGACGATTCCGGACAGCGGCCCAACGATCGAACTCTGGGTGAAATTCTAACGGTAGAGGAACCCGATGATTCTGAAAGCAAGAGTCTGACCGTAAAAGACTATGATCTGAAACAGAATTATCCCAATCCGTTTAATCCGGTTACAACGATTGAATATCATTTGCCGGCTGCTGAGCATGTGAAAATTGAAATCATTGATATGAACGGCAGACGTGTTTCTATGCTGGAAAACGGACTCAAACCCGCGGGCGCTCATCGTGTGTCTTTTGATGCCGGACAATTGTCCAGCGGGATTTATTTTTACCGGATGCGTACCCAATCGCATGTTCAGGTAAGACGCATGCTCCTGCTTAAATAAACCGTTCAGCAGCCAAAGAATTTATAACATGGATAAAACTATGAGATTTTTATACAGCTTTTGTATCATGCTGCTTTTTCTGTCCTGTTCCAATGACAGCGGAACCGGTCCCAATGATCCCGGTCCCGCCCCGGAGGTTCAAATTGTCGATCCGGATGCAAGCCGGGAAACAAAGTATTTGTTCCATAATCTGCGTAAATATATGGGAGACGCCGTGATGTTCGGGCATCAGGATGATCTCGCTTATGGGATTGACTGGAACAGCGAATACGGCAAGTCTGATGTCGAATTGGTGGTCGGCGATTATCCGGCGGTGTACGGCTGGGACCTCGGGGATATCGAATCGTCATCTTTTAATCTGGATGGCGTTGACTTTGAAGGCATGAAATTCTGGATGCAACTCGGATATAAACGCGGCGGC
Proteins encoded in this region:
- a CDS encoding DUF5060 domain-containing protein; translated protein: MINVVDVNSTVVGKYEKIEIRFHIEKADYDNPYNPEEIDVRGVFVAPSGKEWNQYGFYDDYQNQNIWKVRFAANETGAWSYRLLAQASSGNTSTELFHFQVSESDYHGWIKVSPDHPHYFMHDDGTSFYGVGPYYPWGVSNGSSGLGQLEEYGANFWGYWNIPYGGEIRIIESMQSGLGRYDQEKCGRIDQLIEWSEERNLKMMFAIWPHICCPIRSGRINGITILIIALHL
- a CDS encoding T9SS type A sorting domain-containing protein, which encodes MLKEKNGRYWTYQPQAVLSNREPVYISIPLDQFTASDTATQIDLENLNELAFNVLPGIGGSGLGVIVLDSILFSTGLSTGVKEKPAIVPDDFYLSPVYPNPFNASTRMTYRLPKSGLLKISVMNVRGQTVKLLVKEYQNAGVHNLVWNAENAETGVYFIRLQTKDKTLSKKCLLLK
- a CDS encoding glycosyl hydrolase, with protein sequence MWHTITFELTQHDGAALNRIYMYLDGGTTVTKQGTICFDDLAIGDSVSVIQTPAYTALELALQQATALYENTVKGGGEGEFPAGSKADLQAAINAARQVYEQDDAPPDTVKAMVWDLYDACATLEASVNASEMGLVDPHATKETRYLYGNLLQSAGKGLVFGMHDVTGYGVGWSGDDDRSDVKDVCGDYPALYSEDANKITRGLQVERMRYRLTSAYRRGGIITFSWHQYDPDDRHFYADRINNERIVETIIPGGERHSDYKEKLRRLALFLKSLRGDTGESIPVIFRPYHEHLGDWFWWGAAHCTKSEYNTLWQFTVDYMRDSLNVHNLIWAFSPSLNHIDQGDDYFDVYPGDEYVDIFGTDNYFSHPVSKMARDQFRIGLHKVVEHANARNKLPALTEVGQEGLKP
- a CDS encoding T9SS type A sorting domain-containing protein, whose translation is MLWTDPAYPDRDWKQAVAPLGFGAEFEGSATREQTTIYFRKHFEFNGPNEPLGLLLKFNSGAVAYINGTEVYRTNVASGELSADDPAYEQKTNNKIVTLSNDLVSTVMRSGENVLAVEVHTAGEDNPLLSMDARLFSSTTFYVDLNSEWLYDDSGQRPNDRTLGEILTVEEPDDSESKSLTVKDYDLKQNYPNPFNPVTTIEYHLPAAEHVKIEIIDMNGRRVSMLENGLKPAGAHRVSFDAGQLSSGIYFYRMRTQSHVQVRRMLLLK